The following coding sequences lie in one Montipora foliosa isolate CH-2021 chromosome 11, ASM3666993v2, whole genome shotgun sequence genomic window:
- the LOC137976956 gene encoding alpha-1D adrenergic receptor-like, producing the protein MESRTPEVHHVIITTSLIGTFILLTLVGNILVLTAFCLCKELRTITNYFLISLSVADLLTALLSMPIFMVSRISEGNWFPGGDVFYDIWRSMDIVCGTASIWNLCLVSLDRYLAVTSPLKHLVILTTGRAKAVIVLVWAISLALSILLHLTWTYKSILITAISFFLPLVIIIFSYVRIYQVTTRTCDLRRNGGTQLKRDVRSAKQMVLVISMFILCWVGFFVLILVLSSNKSMRSTINPEVLDLVKSLTYLNSCINPLLYTLVSRKFKKAITDLLHGQRPNLARKCNSTLRRVTAGKRTDMGSNFGSFEFSGKSASFRHQTHGQFKRGSHSPKKAPIMVRETTV; encoded by the coding sequence ATGGAATCCCGAACGCCAGAGGTTCATCATGTTATAATCACAACTTCTCTCATCGGAACGTTTATCTTGTTAACTTTAGTCGGTAATATTCTAGTACTAACTGCGTTTTGTCTCTGTAAAGAACtgaggaccattacaaactattTTCTGATATCGTTGTCCGTCGCAGATCTTCTCACGGCTTTGCTTTCAATGCCAATTTTCATGGTGTCGAGGATTTCGGAAGGCAATTGGTTTCCTGGTGGAGATGTGTTTTACGATATTTGGCGATCTATGGACATTGTTTGCGGCACCGCGTCCATTTGGAATCTTTGCCTTGTAAGCTTGGATAGATATCTTGCAGTCACCTCACCACTTAAACACTTAGTGATACTTACGACCGGTCGCGCCAAAGCCGTTATTGTTTTAGTTTGGGCGATATCTTTGGCTCTCTCAATCCTCCTACACCTTACTTGGACATACAAGAGTATTTTAATTACCGCCATAAGCTTTTTCTTGCCGttggtaataattattttctcctACGTAAGGATTTACCAAGTTACCACAAGGACCTGTGATTTGCGACGGAACGGTGGAACTCAATTGAAGAGAGATGTTCGCTCGGCCAAGCAAATGGTTTTAGTTATAAGTATGTTTATTTTATGCTGGGTTGGATTTTTTGTGTTGATTTTAGTTCTTTCCTCCAACAAATCCATGAGATCCACGATCAACCCAGAAGTGTTGGACCTCGTCAAGTCTTTGACATACCTTAATTCCTGTATAAATCCGCTTTTGTACACATTGGTCAGTAGAAAGTTTAAGAAGGCAATAACAGATTTGTTGCATGGTCAACGACCGAATCTTGCTCGGAAATGCAACTCGACATTGAGACGAGTAACAGCGGGTAAACGGACAGACATGGGGTCTAATTTTGGATCATTTGAATTCTCAGGAAAATCAGCCAGTTTTAGGCATCAGACTCATGGTCAATTTAAACGGGGAAGTCATTCACCAAAAAAGGCGCCCATTATGGTGAGAGAAACTACAGTGTGA
- the LOC137975700 gene encoding neuropeptide FF receptor 2-like — protein MNYSNMSTNGEPDNPIQCMPQNPNSDFAKAWKTFLYCVIILVSLSGNTLVILVVYKKRRMRTTTNFLIVNMASSDFLMAIFAMPPTIRSIYTGEYLMVEGILAQIVCKLITFFQQISVAVSILSLTAIAFDRFFAILLPFRRVITVRTTNIVISLIWLFGIVFAAPILYTNRIAVEDGEDKGAYCHEVWEPLFNSSKASKEYTLVSFGFLYAGPLTIITMLYSVILVELWRGKSMNFRSNAIQREWVDKANRKVLKMLVTVVIIFTLFWLPIWIFQFMYFVGSNPCFIPEIFHFFGYFFCQATSAVNPLIFAIFSENYRQGFKECLQNIIHCQRWKTFRRDSATDRHNRSVEIYMQAL, from the coding sequence ATGAATTATTCCAATATGAGTACAAACGGCGAACCTGATAACCCGATTCAATGCATGCCCCAAAATCCTAACTCTGACTTTGCAAAAGCATGGAAGACATTTCTTTACTGTGTGATAATTCTCGTGTCACTTTCGGGAAACACCCTGGTTATTTTAGTGGTGTACAAGAAGCGACGAATGCGGACAACCACGAATTTCTTGATTGTTAACATGGCAAGCAGTGACTTTCTGATGGCGATTTTTGCTATGCCACCAACAATTCGCTCTATTTATACTGGGGAATATTTGATGGTCGAGGGAATATTAGCGCAGATAGTCTGCAAATTGATCACATTTTTCCAGCAAATATCCGTAGCAGTGTCAATCTTGTCGCTCACAGCCATCGCCTTCGATCGGTTTTTCGCAATTCTGCTTCCATTTCGGCGAGTCATAACTGTTCGCACCACAAATATTGTCATCTCGTTGATTTGGCTGTTTGGCATTGTCTTTGCTGCGCCAATTCTGTACACAAATAGGATAGCCGTTGAAGACGGTGAAGACAAAGGCGCTTATTGCCATGAAGTGTGGGAGCCTTTATTTAACAGTAGCAAAGCTAGTAAAGAATACACTTTGGTGTCTTTTGGATTCTTATACGCTGGACCACTCACTATCATAACAATGTTATATTCAGTCATCCTCGTTGAGCTTTGGCGAGGGAAATCGATGAATTTTCGCAGTAATGCAATTCAACGAGAGTGGGTTGATAAAGCAAATAGGAAAGTTTTGAAAATGTTGGTGACCGTAGTCATAATTTTCACGCTATTTTGGCTTCCAATTTGGATTTTTCAGTTCATGTATTTTGTTGGTAGTAATCCTTGTTTTATTCctgaaatatttcatttttttgggtattttttttGCCAAGCCACAAGCGCTGTAAATCCTCTGATCTTCGCAATTTTCAGTGAAAACTACAGGCAAGGATTTAAAGAGTGCTTACAAAATATAATTCACTGTCAAAGGTGGAAGACTTTCAGGCGCGATTCTGCTACCGACCGCCACAACAGAAGTGTTGAGATATATATGCAAGCTTTATGA